A window from Gasterosteus aculeatus chromosome 14, fGasAcu3.hap1.1, whole genome shotgun sequence encodes these proteins:
- the rnf34b gene encoding E3 ubiquitin-protein ligase RNF34 isoform X5: MKAGASSMWASCCGLLNEVMGTGTVRAQQPGFGAGAGPFRFAPSAGYSTYPPTSAGSAGQLCKACGLAFSVFRRKHICCDCKKSFCALCSVLQENLRCCMTCHLLRGTAFQRPRLMRLRVKDLRQYLLLRNISTDTCREKEDLVDLVLCHRGTRESPRPVAEAEEGEEEEEDEEEEDEDEEDTHEEEEEDEDEGGDDTDSLHSLPHSLPAASPPPAPRSASQQSGLSASPGDAPSPSDSSGTSSQEQEDTPTASLLNLEPAESFMEVSPATQRRIRASLSDLDNEEAIENLSVRQLKEILARNFVNYSGCCEKWELLERVHRLYRENEQNRKSMENVSITADGVKAQLAADENLCRICMDAFIDCVLLECGHMVTCTKCGKRMSECPICRQYVVRAVHVFKS, translated from the exons ATGAAG gcGGGGGCGTCGTCCATGTGGGCGTCATGCTGTGGGCTGCTGAACGAGGTGATGGGCACGGGGACGGTGCGGGCGCAGCAGCCGGGCTTCGGGGCCGGGGCCGGGCCCTTCCGCTTCGCCCCCAGTGCCGGGTACTCCACCTACCCCCCCACCAGCGCCGGGAGCGCCGGGCAGCTGTGCAAGGCGTGCGGACTGGCCTTCTCCGTGTTCAGACGCAAG cacATCTGCTGCGATTGTAAGAAGAGCTTCTGCGCCCTGTGCTCGGTGCTCCAGGAGAACCTGCGCTGCTGCATGACCTGCCACCTGCTGCGCGGCACGGCCTTCCAGAGGCCTCGGCTCATGCGGCTCCGAGTGAAAGACCTGCGGCAGTACCTGCTGCTGCGCAACATCTCCACCGACACGTGCCGGGAGAAGGAGGACCTGGTGGACCTGGTGCTCTGTCATCGGGGGACGAGGGAGTCCCCGAGGCCGGTGGCGGAGgccgaggagggagaggaggaggaggaggacgaggaggaggaagatgaagatgaagaggacacacatgaggaggaggaggaggacgaagatgAAGGGGGAGACGACACAGACAGCCTGCACTCGCTCCCCCACTCGCTCCCGGCCGCctcgccccccccggcccctcgcTCCGCCTCCCAACAGTCGGGGCTCTCCGCCTCTCCGGGAGACGCGCCGAGCCCCAGTGACAGCTCAGGGACCAGCAGCCAG gagcaggaggacactCCAACGGCGTCCCTCTTGAACCTGGAGCCGGCAGAGAGTTTCATGGAG GTCAGTCCGGCGACACAGAGGAGGATCAGGGCCTCGCTGTCCGATCTGGACAACGAAGAGGCGATCGAGAACCTCTCCGTGCGACAGCTCAAAGAGATTCTCGCCAGGAACTTTGTCAATTACTCCGGCTGCTGCGAGAAgtgggagctgctggagagggtGCATCGACTCTACAGAGAAAACGAGCAGAACAGGAAATCCA tggAAAACGTGAGCATAACTGCAG ACGGCGTCAAGGCCCAGCTGGCGGCGGATGAAAACCTGTGCCGCATCTGCATGGACGCCTTCATCGACTGCGTGCTGCTGGAATGTGGTCACATGGTCACCTGCACCAAATGCGGAAAGCGGATGAGCGAGTGCCCCATCTGCAGGCAGTACGTGGTGCGGGCCGTCCACGTCTTCAAGTCTTAA
- the rnf34b gene encoding E3 ubiquitin-protein ligase RNF34 isoform X4 — MWASCCGLLNEVMGTGTVRAQQPGFGAGAGPFRFAPSAGYSTYPPTSAGSAGQLCKACGLAFSVFRRKHICCDCKKSFCALCSVLQENLRCCMTCHLLRGTAFQRPRLMRLRVKDLRQYLLLRNISTDTCREKEDLVDLVLCHRGTRESPRPVAEAEEGEEEEEDEEEEDEDEEDTHEEEEEDEDEGGDDTDSLHSLPHSLPAASPPPAPRSASQQSGLSASPGDAPSPSDSSGTSSQEQEDTPTASLLNLEPAESFMEVSPATQRRIRASLSDLDNEEAIENLSVRQLKEILARNFVNYSGCCEKWELLERVHRLYRENEQNRKSMENVSITAVVAYPPLLCKSGVGDGVKAQLAADENLCRICMDAFIDCVLLECGHMVTCTKCGKRMSECPICRQYVVRAVHVFKS, encoded by the exons ATGTGGGCGTCATGCTGTGGGCTGCTGAACGAGGTGATGGGCACGGGGACGGTGCGGGCGCAGCAGCCGGGCTTCGGGGCCGGGGCCGGGCCCTTCCGCTTCGCCCCCAGTGCCGGGTACTCCACCTACCCCCCCACCAGCGCCGGGAGCGCCGGGCAGCTGTGCAAGGCGTGCGGACTGGCCTTCTCCGTGTTCAGACGCAAG cacATCTGCTGCGATTGTAAGAAGAGCTTCTGCGCCCTGTGCTCGGTGCTCCAGGAGAACCTGCGCTGCTGCATGACCTGCCACCTGCTGCGCGGCACGGCCTTCCAGAGGCCTCGGCTCATGCGGCTCCGAGTGAAAGACCTGCGGCAGTACCTGCTGCTGCGCAACATCTCCACCGACACGTGCCGGGAGAAGGAGGACCTGGTGGACCTGGTGCTCTGTCATCGGGGGACGAGGGAGTCCCCGAGGCCGGTGGCGGAGgccgaggagggagaggaggaggaggaggacgaggaggaggaagatgaagatgaagaggacacacatgaggaggaggaggaggacgaagatgAAGGGGGAGACGACACAGACAGCCTGCACTCGCTCCCCCACTCGCTCCCGGCCGCctcgccccccccggcccctcgcTCCGCCTCCCAACAGTCGGGGCTCTCCGCCTCTCCGGGAGACGCGCCGAGCCCCAGTGACAGCTCAGGGACCAGCAGCCAG gagcaggaggacactCCAACGGCGTCCCTCTTGAACCTGGAGCCGGCAGAGAGTTTCATGGAG GTCAGTCCGGCGACACAGAGGAGGATCAGGGCCTCGCTGTCCGATCTGGACAACGAAGAGGCGATCGAGAACCTCTCCGTGCGACAGCTCAAAGAGATTCTCGCCAGGAACTTTGTCAATTACTCCGGCTGCTGCGAGAAgtgggagctgctggagagggtGCATCGACTCTACAGAGAAAACGAGCAGAACAGGAAATCCA tggAAAACGTGAGCATAACTGCAG TGGTTGCGTATCCTCCACTTCTCTGCAAAAGTGGAGTTGGAG ACGGCGTCAAGGCCCAGCTGGCGGCGGATGAAAACCTGTGCCGCATCTGCATGGACGCCTTCATCGACTGCGTGCTGCTGGAATGTGGTCACATGGTCACCTGCACCAAATGCGGAAAGCGGATGAGCGAGTGCCCCATCTGCAGGCAGTACGTGGTGCGGGCCGTCCACGTCTTCAAGTCTTAA
- the rnf34b gene encoding E3 ubiquitin-protein ligase RNF34 isoform X2, with product MKAGASSMWASCCGLLNEVMGTGTVRAQQPGFGAGAGPFRFAPSAGYSTYPPTSAGSAGQLCKACGLAFSVFRRKHICCDCKKSFCALCSVLQENLRCCMTCHLLRGTAFQRPRLMRLRVKDLRQYLLLRNISTDTCREKEDLVDLVLCHRGTRESPRPVAEAEEGEEEEEDEEEEDEDEEDTHEEEEEDEDEGGDDTDSLHSLPHSLPAASPPPAPRSASQQSGLSASPGDAPSPSDSSGTSSQEQEDTPTASLLNLEPAESFMEVSPATQRRIRASLSDLDNEEAIENLSVRQLKEILARNFVNYSGCCEKWELLERVHRLYRENEQNRKSMENVSITAVVAYPPLLCKSGVGDGVKAQLAADENLCRICMDAFIDCVLLECGHMVTCTKCGKRMSECPICRQYVVRAVHVFKS from the exons ATGAAG gcGGGGGCGTCGTCCATGTGGGCGTCATGCTGTGGGCTGCTGAACGAGGTGATGGGCACGGGGACGGTGCGGGCGCAGCAGCCGGGCTTCGGGGCCGGGGCCGGGCCCTTCCGCTTCGCCCCCAGTGCCGGGTACTCCACCTACCCCCCCACCAGCGCCGGGAGCGCCGGGCAGCTGTGCAAGGCGTGCGGACTGGCCTTCTCCGTGTTCAGACGCAAG cacATCTGCTGCGATTGTAAGAAGAGCTTCTGCGCCCTGTGCTCGGTGCTCCAGGAGAACCTGCGCTGCTGCATGACCTGCCACCTGCTGCGCGGCACGGCCTTCCAGAGGCCTCGGCTCATGCGGCTCCGAGTGAAAGACCTGCGGCAGTACCTGCTGCTGCGCAACATCTCCACCGACACGTGCCGGGAGAAGGAGGACCTGGTGGACCTGGTGCTCTGTCATCGGGGGACGAGGGAGTCCCCGAGGCCGGTGGCGGAGgccgaggagggagaggaggaggaggaggacgaggaggaggaagatgaagatgaagaggacacacatgaggaggaggaggaggacgaagatgAAGGGGGAGACGACACAGACAGCCTGCACTCGCTCCCCCACTCGCTCCCGGCCGCctcgccccccccggcccctcgcTCCGCCTCCCAACAGTCGGGGCTCTCCGCCTCTCCGGGAGACGCGCCGAGCCCCAGTGACAGCTCAGGGACCAGCAGCCAG gagcaggaggacactCCAACGGCGTCCCTCTTGAACCTGGAGCCGGCAGAGAGTTTCATGGAG GTCAGTCCGGCGACACAGAGGAGGATCAGGGCCTCGCTGTCCGATCTGGACAACGAAGAGGCGATCGAGAACCTCTCCGTGCGACAGCTCAAAGAGATTCTCGCCAGGAACTTTGTCAATTACTCCGGCTGCTGCGAGAAgtgggagctgctggagagggtGCATCGACTCTACAGAGAAAACGAGCAGAACAGGAAATCCA tggAAAACGTGAGCATAACTGCAG TGGTTGCGTATCCTCCACTTCTCTGCAAAAGTGGAGTTGGAG ACGGCGTCAAGGCCCAGCTGGCGGCGGATGAAAACCTGTGCCGCATCTGCATGGACGCCTTCATCGACTGCGTGCTGCTGGAATGTGGTCACATGGTCACCTGCACCAAATGCGGAAAGCGGATGAGCGAGTGCCCCATCTGCAGGCAGTACGTGGTGCGGGCCGTCCACGTCTTCAAGTCTTAA
- the rnf34b gene encoding E3 ubiquitin-protein ligase RNF34 isoform X6 encodes MWASCCGLLNEVMGTGTVRAQQPGFGAGAGPFRFAPSAGYSTYPPTSAGSAGQLCKACGLAFSVFRRKHICCDCKKSFCALCSVLQENLRCCMTCHLLRGTAFQRPRLMRLRVKDLRQYLLLRNISTDTCREKEDLVDLVLCHRGTRESPRPVAEAEEGEEEEEDEEEEDEDEEDTHEEEEEDEDEGGDDTDSLHSLPHSLPAASPPPAPRSASQQSGLSASPGDAPSPSDSSGTSSQEQEDTPTASLLNLEPAESFMEVSPATQRRIRASLSDLDNEEAIENLSVRQLKEILARNFVNYSGCCEKWELLERVHRLYRENEQNRKSMENVSITADGVKAQLAADENLCRICMDAFIDCVLLECGHMVTCTKCGKRMSECPICRQYVVRAVHVFKS; translated from the exons ATGTGGGCGTCATGCTGTGGGCTGCTGAACGAGGTGATGGGCACGGGGACGGTGCGGGCGCAGCAGCCGGGCTTCGGGGCCGGGGCCGGGCCCTTCCGCTTCGCCCCCAGTGCCGGGTACTCCACCTACCCCCCCACCAGCGCCGGGAGCGCCGGGCAGCTGTGCAAGGCGTGCGGACTGGCCTTCTCCGTGTTCAGACGCAAG cacATCTGCTGCGATTGTAAGAAGAGCTTCTGCGCCCTGTGCTCGGTGCTCCAGGAGAACCTGCGCTGCTGCATGACCTGCCACCTGCTGCGCGGCACGGCCTTCCAGAGGCCTCGGCTCATGCGGCTCCGAGTGAAAGACCTGCGGCAGTACCTGCTGCTGCGCAACATCTCCACCGACACGTGCCGGGAGAAGGAGGACCTGGTGGACCTGGTGCTCTGTCATCGGGGGACGAGGGAGTCCCCGAGGCCGGTGGCGGAGgccgaggagggagaggaggaggaggaggacgaggaggaggaagatgaagatgaagaggacacacatgaggaggaggaggaggacgaagatgAAGGGGGAGACGACACAGACAGCCTGCACTCGCTCCCCCACTCGCTCCCGGCCGCctcgccccccccggcccctcgcTCCGCCTCCCAACAGTCGGGGCTCTCCGCCTCTCCGGGAGACGCGCCGAGCCCCAGTGACAGCTCAGGGACCAGCAGCCAG gagcaggaggacactCCAACGGCGTCCCTCTTGAACCTGGAGCCGGCAGAGAGTTTCATGGAG GTCAGTCCGGCGACACAGAGGAGGATCAGGGCCTCGCTGTCCGATCTGGACAACGAAGAGGCGATCGAGAACCTCTCCGTGCGACAGCTCAAAGAGATTCTCGCCAGGAACTTTGTCAATTACTCCGGCTGCTGCGAGAAgtgggagctgctggagagggtGCATCGACTCTACAGAGAAAACGAGCAGAACAGGAAATCCA tggAAAACGTGAGCATAACTGCAG ACGGCGTCAAGGCCCAGCTGGCGGCGGATGAAAACCTGTGCCGCATCTGCATGGACGCCTTCATCGACTGCGTGCTGCTGGAATGTGGTCACATGGTCACCTGCACCAAATGCGGAAAGCGGATGAGCGAGTGCCCCATCTGCAGGCAGTACGTGGTGCGGGCCGTCCACGTCTTCAAGTCTTAA
- the rnf34b gene encoding E3 ubiquitin-protein ligase RNF34 isoform X1, whose translation MKAGASSMWASCCGLLNEVMGTGTVRAQQPGFGAGAGPFRFAPSAGYSTYPPTSAGSAGQLCKACGLAFSVFRRKHICCDCKKSFCALCSVLQENLRCCMTCHLLRGTAFQRPRLMRLRVKDLRQYLLLRNISTDTCREKEDLVDLVLCHRGTRESPRPVAEAEEGEEEEEDEEEEDEDEEDTHEEEEEDEDEGGDDTDSLHSLPHSLPAASPPPAPRSASQQSGLSASPGDAPSPSDSSGTSSQEQEDTPTASLLNLEPAESFMEVSPATQRRIRASLSDLDNEEAIENLSVRQLKEILARNFVNYSGCCEKWELLERVHRLYRENEQNRKSMENVSITAVVAYPPLLCKSGVGGCRGDAEGSRGRISPRDKQTWRERGPAGAAARLAFSCHTRCEPISCAVGMVFFILTAFTSGLISFMF comes from the exons ATGAAG gcGGGGGCGTCGTCCATGTGGGCGTCATGCTGTGGGCTGCTGAACGAGGTGATGGGCACGGGGACGGTGCGGGCGCAGCAGCCGGGCTTCGGGGCCGGGGCCGGGCCCTTCCGCTTCGCCCCCAGTGCCGGGTACTCCACCTACCCCCCCACCAGCGCCGGGAGCGCCGGGCAGCTGTGCAAGGCGTGCGGACTGGCCTTCTCCGTGTTCAGACGCAAG cacATCTGCTGCGATTGTAAGAAGAGCTTCTGCGCCCTGTGCTCGGTGCTCCAGGAGAACCTGCGCTGCTGCATGACCTGCCACCTGCTGCGCGGCACGGCCTTCCAGAGGCCTCGGCTCATGCGGCTCCGAGTGAAAGACCTGCGGCAGTACCTGCTGCTGCGCAACATCTCCACCGACACGTGCCGGGAGAAGGAGGACCTGGTGGACCTGGTGCTCTGTCATCGGGGGACGAGGGAGTCCCCGAGGCCGGTGGCGGAGgccgaggagggagaggaggaggaggaggacgaggaggaggaagatgaagatgaagaggacacacatgaggaggaggaggaggacgaagatgAAGGGGGAGACGACACAGACAGCCTGCACTCGCTCCCCCACTCGCTCCCGGCCGCctcgccccccccggcccctcgcTCCGCCTCCCAACAGTCGGGGCTCTCCGCCTCTCCGGGAGACGCGCCGAGCCCCAGTGACAGCTCAGGGACCAGCAGCCAG gagcaggaggacactCCAACGGCGTCCCTCTTGAACCTGGAGCCGGCAGAGAGTTTCATGGAG GTCAGTCCGGCGACACAGAGGAGGATCAGGGCCTCGCTGTCCGATCTGGACAACGAAGAGGCGATCGAGAACCTCTCCGTGCGACAGCTCAAAGAGATTCTCGCCAGGAACTTTGTCAATTACTCCGGCTGCTGCGAGAAgtgggagctgctggagagggtGCATCGACTCTACAGAGAAAACGAGCAGAACAGGAAATCCA tggAAAACGTGAGCATAACTGCAG TGGTTGCGTATCCTCCACTTCTCTGCAAAAGTGGAGTTGGAG GCTGCCGCGGTGACGCGGAGGGCTCGAGGGGTCGTATCAGCCCGCGTGATAAGCAGACGTGGAGGGAACGCGGACcggctggtgctgctgctcgaCTCGCTTTTTCCTGTCACACAAGATGTGAGCCAATATCATGTGCTGTTGGGATGGTTTTCTTCATCCTCACGGCATTTACTTCAGGCTTGATTTCATTTATGTTTTAA
- the rnf34b gene encoding E3 ubiquitin-protein ligase RNF34 isoform X3: MWASCCGLLNEVMGTGTVRAQQPGFGAGAGPFRFAPSAGYSTYPPTSAGSAGQLCKACGLAFSVFRRKHICCDCKKSFCALCSVLQENLRCCMTCHLLRGTAFQRPRLMRLRVKDLRQYLLLRNISTDTCREKEDLVDLVLCHRGTRESPRPVAEAEEGEEEEEDEEEEDEDEEDTHEEEEEDEDEGGDDTDSLHSLPHSLPAASPPPAPRSASQQSGLSASPGDAPSPSDSSGTSSQEQEDTPTASLLNLEPAESFMEVSPATQRRIRASLSDLDNEEAIENLSVRQLKEILARNFVNYSGCCEKWELLERVHRLYRENEQNRKSMENVSITAVVAYPPLLCKSGVGGCRGDAEGSRGRISPRDKQTWRERGPAGAAARLAFSCHTRCEPISCAVGMVFFILTAFTSGLISFMF; encoded by the exons ATGTGGGCGTCATGCTGTGGGCTGCTGAACGAGGTGATGGGCACGGGGACGGTGCGGGCGCAGCAGCCGGGCTTCGGGGCCGGGGCCGGGCCCTTCCGCTTCGCCCCCAGTGCCGGGTACTCCACCTACCCCCCCACCAGCGCCGGGAGCGCCGGGCAGCTGTGCAAGGCGTGCGGACTGGCCTTCTCCGTGTTCAGACGCAAG cacATCTGCTGCGATTGTAAGAAGAGCTTCTGCGCCCTGTGCTCGGTGCTCCAGGAGAACCTGCGCTGCTGCATGACCTGCCACCTGCTGCGCGGCACGGCCTTCCAGAGGCCTCGGCTCATGCGGCTCCGAGTGAAAGACCTGCGGCAGTACCTGCTGCTGCGCAACATCTCCACCGACACGTGCCGGGAGAAGGAGGACCTGGTGGACCTGGTGCTCTGTCATCGGGGGACGAGGGAGTCCCCGAGGCCGGTGGCGGAGgccgaggagggagaggaggaggaggaggacgaggaggaggaagatgaagatgaagaggacacacatgaggaggaggaggaggacgaagatgAAGGGGGAGACGACACAGACAGCCTGCACTCGCTCCCCCACTCGCTCCCGGCCGCctcgccccccccggcccctcgcTCCGCCTCCCAACAGTCGGGGCTCTCCGCCTCTCCGGGAGACGCGCCGAGCCCCAGTGACAGCTCAGGGACCAGCAGCCAG gagcaggaggacactCCAACGGCGTCCCTCTTGAACCTGGAGCCGGCAGAGAGTTTCATGGAG GTCAGTCCGGCGACACAGAGGAGGATCAGGGCCTCGCTGTCCGATCTGGACAACGAAGAGGCGATCGAGAACCTCTCCGTGCGACAGCTCAAAGAGATTCTCGCCAGGAACTTTGTCAATTACTCCGGCTGCTGCGAGAAgtgggagctgctggagagggtGCATCGACTCTACAGAGAAAACGAGCAGAACAGGAAATCCA tggAAAACGTGAGCATAACTGCAG TGGTTGCGTATCCTCCACTTCTCTGCAAAAGTGGAGTTGGAG GCTGCCGCGGTGACGCGGAGGGCTCGAGGGGTCGTATCAGCCCGCGTGATAAGCAGACGTGGAGGGAACGCGGACcggctggtgctgctgctcgaCTCGCTTTTTCCTGTCACACAAGATGTGAGCCAATATCATGTGCTGTTGGGATGGTTTTCTTCATCCTCACGGCATTTACTTCAGGCTTGATTTCATTTATGTTTTAA